In Euphorbia lathyris chromosome 10, ddEupLath1.1, whole genome shotgun sequence, a single genomic region encodes these proteins:
- the LOC136209504 gene encoding BTB/POZ domain-containing protein FBL11-like isoform X3, whose protein sequence is MASSSDEDFVTLSCTQTEPNPIGNNEIFITIKDINSSDLSAILSCKTVKIQAHRDMLVEDSSFFEGLLSGSFRESNLNCVSIEWTIEGFINILRSVYGFPMNSTSGNFLSHVEDALYFGSKSLLSKCKAWLNAVASSNNPELQFDDLIDIWNFCRGHGNDSLPEICALYLARNFMQAISSNFFGAFPYNLLLCCIKHPHLTIQSEMDLSDALLVWLNGNSNREQLELPNEVEDQSKGLLKQIRVCLLPLWYIAGKQRCCYFSELAKESIQKISRLVEISPPYPAGIFEDGSFGHLRIRLTESSKKVNISGCPQVTSDILFLSLLRPEYYVDSTQRNIIQQSLITFDLPSMLQIPSGDLYGLSPSLSFEAVEEVDISKCPRLRLKSSIELFSKSFPSLRKLIASYLLNFMSTNVFILIQKCPLISEIDIAVDVTPLIPEHVTVVCTSVISVSWLGGNDVFDTGFFSPRTCLSRITRLILEGRSDVSDIGISVLINGCLKLHSIIVCDTSFGIHSIQALCSPASNIGPSDSESSKRCLSTLAFKLQTLHMGGCKGVDENSLRDLLSKTQTLKRLCLRGTHLIDDALYSFSSSSLEFLDISQTMISGDALAHIVNLNPALKCLNTKDCKNLSQHGSNNSGLADSHRELFSELGKKCKLEKIVLGWGISWLSLEALKPAITSLREIQIGLGGSLNEDALRLLPTTCPMLESVVLYFQMLSDTIVINIMALKHLRALGLCYCFGDISISSFRNCFPNLTKLRLERVAPWVTNNDLDVLILNCVNLVEFALVGCRLLNPGFWFKNNLLVTSIYISFNSLRIISNGWPGLTSIHLEDCGEVTQTEVSCLYNCRALEDVLLRHNGKGIHSLFIIVAAKKLPLLRRLSLDTCDAIDGEFEIPDCKQRGMLSTVEITRCFINPEKSYRTEEHKDTLVLEWSGKSCTKTVVEERL, encoded by the exons TGAATCAAACCTAAACTGTGTGTCGATTGAGTGGACCATTGAAGGTTTTATAAACATTTTGAGATCTGTTTATGGCTTCCCAATGAATTCCACATCAGGAAATTTCCTCTCTCATGTCGAG GATGCGCTCTATTTTGGATCAAAATCACTTCTATCAAAGTGTAAAGCTTGGTTAAATGCCGTAGCTTCATCCAACAATCCTGAGCTTCAATTTGATGATTTGATTGATATTTGGAACTTTTGTAGAGGGCATG GAAATGATTCCCTTCCAGAAATATGTGCGCTCTATCTAGCAAGAAATTTT ATGCAGGCAATCTCCAGTAacttttttggagctttccCCTATAATTTGTTACTCTGTTGCATAAAGCATCCTCATTTGACAATACAAAG TGAGATGGATCTTTCTGATGCGCTTTTAGTTTGGCTCAATGGTAATAGTAATAGAGAACAGTTGGAACTTCCGAACGAAGTTGAGGATCAGTCCAAAGGCCTGCTAAAACAG ATTCGGGTTTGTCTCTTGCCATTATGGTATATTGCAG GAAAACAAAGGTGTTGCTACTTTTCAGAGCTTGCCAAAGAAAGCATTCAGAAAATATCTAGATTGGTGGAAATTTCACCTCCATATCCAGCAGGCATCTTTGAAGATGGTAGCTTTGGGCATCTCCGTATTCGGTTGACAGAATCTTCTAAA AAAGTGAACATTTCAGGTTGTCCTCAAGTGACATCGGATATTCTTTTCCTCTCTTTGCTCCGTCCTGAATATTATGTGGACTCCACACAAAGAAATATCATTCAACAGTCTTTGATTACCTTTGACCTTCCGAGCATGCTTCAAATTCCAAGTGGAGACTTGTATGGGTTGTCACCAAGCCTTTCTTTTGAAGCAGTCGAGGAGGTGGATATTTCAAAGTGTCCAAGGCTACGTCTTAAATCTTCCATCGAGTTATTCTCGAAGTCATTTCCATCTTTAAGAAAACTAATAGCCTCATATCTTTTAAACTTCATGTCAACCAATGTATTCATATTGATCCAGAAGTGTCCGCTCATAAGTGAGATTGACATAGCTGTTGATGTTACTCCTCTCATACCGGAACATGTGACAGTTGTATGTACTAGTGTTATTTCAGTATCCTGGCTTGGTGGTAATGATGTCTTCGATACTGGATTTTTTTCTCCACGGACATGCCTTTCAAGGATAACGAGACTCATATTAGAGGGTCGAAGTGATGTTTCTG ATATTGGTATATCAGTTCTCATAAATGGATGCCTTAAACTACACTCGATTATAGTTTGTGATACCTCCTTTGGAATACATTCAATTCAAGCTCTTTGCTCGCCGGCTTCAAATATTGGTCCTTCAGATTCTGAATCTAGCAAGAGATGTTTAAGCACATTGGCCTTTAAACTTCAAACACTTCATATGGGTGGTTGCAAGG GTGTTGATGAAAATTCTCTACGTGACCTTTTATCCAAAACACAAACATTGAAAAGACTTTGCTTGAGGGGAACTCATCTTATAGATGATGCTCTTTATAGTTTCTCAAGTTCTTCCTTAGAGTTTCTTGATATTTCTCAAACCATG ATTTCTGGAGATGCTTTAGCTCACATTGTCAATTTAAATCCTGCTTTGAAATGTTTGAATACTAAGGATTGTAAAAATCTTAGTCAGCATGGAAGTAATAACAGTGGGTTAGCAGATTCACACAGGGAACTCTTTTCTGAGTTAGGCAAGAAATGCAAATTGGAAAAGATTGTACTTGGTTGGGGAATTTCTTGGTTGTCTTTGGAAGCTCTAAAGCCTGCAATAACATCATTAAGGGAAATCCAAATTGGCTTGGGTGGATCATTAAATGAAGATGCCCTGAGACTGCTTCCCACAACATGTCCCATGCTGGAGTCAGTAGTCCTTTATTTTCAG ATGCTCTCTGACACTATCGTGATAAATATTATGGCCTTGAAGCACTTGCGAGCACTGGGTCTATGTTACTGCTTTGGTGATATATCTATATCAAGCTTCAGAAACTGTTTTCCAAATCTAACTAAATTGAGGCTCGAGAGGGTAGCTCCTTGGGTGACCAATAATGATTTGGATGTTCTTATTCTCAACTGTGTGAACTTGGTTGAATTTGCATTGGTAGGATGCAGGCTTCTCAATCCAG GATTTTGGTTTAAGAACAACTTACTAGTTACATCTATCTACATTTCATTCA ATTCTTTGCGCATCATTTCAAATGGGTGGCCTGGCTTGACGTCTATCCATCTTGAG GATTGCGGTGAAGTGACACAAACTGAAGTTTCTTGTCTATATAACTGTAGAGCTCTTGAAGATGTATTATTGCGTCATAAT GGCAAGGGGATACACAGCTTATTCATTATTGTTGCTGCTAAAAAG CTGCCATTGCTCCGACGACTATCATTAGATACATGCGACGCAATTGACGGTGAATTTGAGATTCCCGAT TGTAAACAAAGAGGCATGTTAAGCACGGTGGAGATCACGAGATGCTTCATAAACCCAGAGAAGTCTTATAGAACGGAAGAGCACAAAGATACATTAGTGCTGGAATGGAGCGGTAAAAGTTGTACTAAAACAGTAGTCGAAGAAAGACTTTAG
- the LOC136209504 gene encoding BTB/POZ domain-containing protein FBL11-like isoform X4 → MASSSDEDFVTLSCTQTEPNPIGNNEIFITIKDINSSDLSAILSCKTVKIQAHRDMLVEDSSFFEGLLSGSFRESNLNCVSIEWTIEGFINILRSVYGFPMNSTSGNFLSHVEDALYFGSKSLLSKCKAWLNAVASSNNPELQFDDLIDIWNFCRGHGNDSLPEICALYLARNFMQAISSNFFGAFPYNLLLCCIKHPHLTIQSEMDLSDALLVWLNGNSNREQLELPNEVEDQSKGLLKQIRVCLLPLWYIAGKQRCCYFSELAKESIQKISRLVEISPPYPAGIFEDGSFGHLRIRLTESSKKVNISGCPQVTSDILFLSLLRPEYYVDSTQRNIIQQSLITFDLPSMLQIPSGDLYGLSPSLSFEAVEEVDISKCPRLRLKSSIELFSKSFPSLRKLIASYLLNFMSTNVFILIQKCPLISEIDIAVDVTPLIPEHVTVVCTSVISVSWLGGNDVFDTGFFSPRTCLSRITRLILEGRSDVSDLYLQCITKQCVSLQYLNLKGCISATDIGISVLINGCLKLHSIIVCDTSFGIHSIQALCSPASNIGPSDSESSKRCLSTLAFKLQTLHMGGCKGVDENSLRDLLSKTQTLKRLCLRGTHLIDDALYSFSSSSLEFLDISQTMISGDALAHIVNLNPALKCLNTKDCKNLSQHGSNNSGLADSHRELFSELGKKCKLEKIVLGWGISWLSLEALKPAITSLREIQIGLGGSLNEDALRLLPTTCPMLESVVLYFQMLSDTIVINIMALKHLRALGLCYCFGDISISSFRNCFPNLTKLRLERVAPWVTNNDLDVLILNCVNLVEFALVGCRLLNPGFWFKNNLLVTSIYISFNSLRIISNGWPGLTSIHLEGKGIHSLFIIVAAKKLPLLRRLSLDTCDAIDGEFEIPDCKQRGMLSTVEITRCFINPEKSYRTEEHKDTLVLEWSGKSCTKTVVEERL, encoded by the exons TGAATCAAACCTAAACTGTGTGTCGATTGAGTGGACCATTGAAGGTTTTATAAACATTTTGAGATCTGTTTATGGCTTCCCAATGAATTCCACATCAGGAAATTTCCTCTCTCATGTCGAG GATGCGCTCTATTTTGGATCAAAATCACTTCTATCAAAGTGTAAAGCTTGGTTAAATGCCGTAGCTTCATCCAACAATCCTGAGCTTCAATTTGATGATTTGATTGATATTTGGAACTTTTGTAGAGGGCATG GAAATGATTCCCTTCCAGAAATATGTGCGCTCTATCTAGCAAGAAATTTT ATGCAGGCAATCTCCAGTAacttttttggagctttccCCTATAATTTGTTACTCTGTTGCATAAAGCATCCTCATTTGACAATACAAAG TGAGATGGATCTTTCTGATGCGCTTTTAGTTTGGCTCAATGGTAATAGTAATAGAGAACAGTTGGAACTTCCGAACGAAGTTGAGGATCAGTCCAAAGGCCTGCTAAAACAG ATTCGGGTTTGTCTCTTGCCATTATGGTATATTGCAG GAAAACAAAGGTGTTGCTACTTTTCAGAGCTTGCCAAAGAAAGCATTCAGAAAATATCTAGATTGGTGGAAATTTCACCTCCATATCCAGCAGGCATCTTTGAAGATGGTAGCTTTGGGCATCTCCGTATTCGGTTGACAGAATCTTCTAAA AAAGTGAACATTTCAGGTTGTCCTCAAGTGACATCGGATATTCTTTTCCTCTCTTTGCTCCGTCCTGAATATTATGTGGACTCCACACAAAGAAATATCATTCAACAGTCTTTGATTACCTTTGACCTTCCGAGCATGCTTCAAATTCCAAGTGGAGACTTGTATGGGTTGTCACCAAGCCTTTCTTTTGAAGCAGTCGAGGAGGTGGATATTTCAAAGTGTCCAAGGCTACGTCTTAAATCTTCCATCGAGTTATTCTCGAAGTCATTTCCATCTTTAAGAAAACTAATAGCCTCATATCTTTTAAACTTCATGTCAACCAATGTATTCATATTGATCCAGAAGTGTCCGCTCATAAGTGAGATTGACATAGCTGTTGATGTTACTCCTCTCATACCGGAACATGTGACAGTTGTATGTACTAGTGTTATTTCAGTATCCTGGCTTGGTGGTAATGATGTCTTCGATACTGGATTTTTTTCTCCACGGACATGCCTTTCAAGGATAACGAGACTCATATTAGAGGGTCGAAGTGATGTTTCTG ATTTGTATCTTCAATGTATAACGAAGCAATGTGTTTCCTTGCAATACCTAAATCTTAAAGGTTGTATATCTGCAACAGATATTGGTATATCAGTTCTCATAAATGGATGCCTTAAACTACACTCGATTATAGTTTGTGATACCTCCTTTGGAATACATTCAATTCAAGCTCTTTGCTCGCCGGCTTCAAATATTGGTCCTTCAGATTCTGAATCTAGCAAGAGATGTTTAAGCACATTGGCCTTTAAACTTCAAACACTTCATATGGGTGGTTGCAAGG GTGTTGATGAAAATTCTCTACGTGACCTTTTATCCAAAACACAAACATTGAAAAGACTTTGCTTGAGGGGAACTCATCTTATAGATGATGCTCTTTATAGTTTCTCAAGTTCTTCCTTAGAGTTTCTTGATATTTCTCAAACCATG ATTTCTGGAGATGCTTTAGCTCACATTGTCAATTTAAATCCTGCTTTGAAATGTTTGAATACTAAGGATTGTAAAAATCTTAGTCAGCATGGAAGTAATAACAGTGGGTTAGCAGATTCACACAGGGAACTCTTTTCTGAGTTAGGCAAGAAATGCAAATTGGAAAAGATTGTACTTGGTTGGGGAATTTCTTGGTTGTCTTTGGAAGCTCTAAAGCCTGCAATAACATCATTAAGGGAAATCCAAATTGGCTTGGGTGGATCATTAAATGAAGATGCCCTGAGACTGCTTCCCACAACATGTCCCATGCTGGAGTCAGTAGTCCTTTATTTTCAG ATGCTCTCTGACACTATCGTGATAAATATTATGGCCTTGAAGCACTTGCGAGCACTGGGTCTATGTTACTGCTTTGGTGATATATCTATATCAAGCTTCAGAAACTGTTTTCCAAATCTAACTAAATTGAGGCTCGAGAGGGTAGCTCCTTGGGTGACCAATAATGATTTGGATGTTCTTATTCTCAACTGTGTGAACTTGGTTGAATTTGCATTGGTAGGATGCAGGCTTCTCAATCCAG GATTTTGGTTTAAGAACAACTTACTAGTTACATCTATCTACATTTCATTCA ATTCTTTGCGCATCATTTCAAATGGGTGGCCTGGCTTGACGTCTATCCATCTTGAG GGCAAGGGGATACACAGCTTATTCATTATTGTTGCTGCTAAAAAG CTGCCATTGCTCCGACGACTATCATTAGATACATGCGACGCAATTGACGGTGAATTTGAGATTCCCGAT TGTAAACAAAGAGGCATGTTAAGCACGGTGGAGATCACGAGATGCTTCATAAACCCAGAGAAGTCTTATAGAACGGAAGAGCACAAAGATACATTAGTGCTGGAATGGAGCGGTAAAAGTTGTACTAAAACAGTAGTCGAAGAAAGACTTTAG
- the LOC136209504 gene encoding BTB/POZ domain-containing protein FBL11-like isoform X5, whose translation MASSSDEDFVTLSCTQTEPNPIGNNEIFITIKDINSSDLSAILSCKTVKIQAHRDMLVEDSSFFEGLLSGSFRESNLNCVSIEWTIEGFINILRSVYGFPMNSTSGNFLSHVEDALYFGSKSLLSKCKAWLNAVASSNNPELQFDDLIDIWNFCRGHGNDSLPEICALYLARNFMQAISSNFFGAFPYNLLLCCIKHPHLTIQSEMDLSDALLVWLNGNSNREQLELPNEVEDQSKGLLKQIRVCLLPLWYIAGKQRCCYFSELAKESIQKISRLVEISPPYPAGIFEDGSFGHLRIRLTESSKKVNISGCPQVTSDILFLSLLRPEYYVDSTQRNIIQQSLITFDLPSMLQIPSGDLYGLSPSLSFEAVEEVDISKCPRLRLKSSIELFSKSFPSLRKLIASYLLNFMSTNVFILIQKCPLISEIDIAVDVTPLIPEHVTVVCTSVISVSWLGGNDVFDTGFFSPRTCLSRITRLILEGRSDVSDLYLQCITKQCVSLQYLNLKGCISATDIGISVLINGCLKLHSIIVCDTSFGIHSIQALCSPASNIGPSDSESSKRCLSTLAFKLQTLHMGGCKGVDENSLRDLLSKTQTLKRLCLRGTHLIDDALYSFSSSSLEFLDISQTMISGDALAHIVNLNPALKCLNTKDCKNLSQHGSNNSGLADSHRELFSELGKKCKLEKIVLGWGISWLSLEALKPAITSLREIQIGLGGSLNEDALRLLPTTCPMLESVVLYFQMLSDTIVINIMALKHLRALGLCYCFGDISISSFRNCFPNLTKLRLERVAPWVTNNDLDVLILNCVNLVEFALVGCRLLNPDSLRIISNGWPGLTSIHLEGKGIHSLFIIVAAKKLPLLRRLSLDTCDAIDGEFEIPDCKQRGMLSTVEITRCFINPEKSYRTEEHKDTLVLEWSGKSCTKTVVEERL comes from the exons TGAATCAAACCTAAACTGTGTGTCGATTGAGTGGACCATTGAAGGTTTTATAAACATTTTGAGATCTGTTTATGGCTTCCCAATGAATTCCACATCAGGAAATTTCCTCTCTCATGTCGAG GATGCGCTCTATTTTGGATCAAAATCACTTCTATCAAAGTGTAAAGCTTGGTTAAATGCCGTAGCTTCATCCAACAATCCTGAGCTTCAATTTGATGATTTGATTGATATTTGGAACTTTTGTAGAGGGCATG GAAATGATTCCCTTCCAGAAATATGTGCGCTCTATCTAGCAAGAAATTTT ATGCAGGCAATCTCCAGTAacttttttggagctttccCCTATAATTTGTTACTCTGTTGCATAAAGCATCCTCATTTGACAATACAAAG TGAGATGGATCTTTCTGATGCGCTTTTAGTTTGGCTCAATGGTAATAGTAATAGAGAACAGTTGGAACTTCCGAACGAAGTTGAGGATCAGTCCAAAGGCCTGCTAAAACAG ATTCGGGTTTGTCTCTTGCCATTATGGTATATTGCAG GAAAACAAAGGTGTTGCTACTTTTCAGAGCTTGCCAAAGAAAGCATTCAGAAAATATCTAGATTGGTGGAAATTTCACCTCCATATCCAGCAGGCATCTTTGAAGATGGTAGCTTTGGGCATCTCCGTATTCGGTTGACAGAATCTTCTAAA AAAGTGAACATTTCAGGTTGTCCTCAAGTGACATCGGATATTCTTTTCCTCTCTTTGCTCCGTCCTGAATATTATGTGGACTCCACACAAAGAAATATCATTCAACAGTCTTTGATTACCTTTGACCTTCCGAGCATGCTTCAAATTCCAAGTGGAGACTTGTATGGGTTGTCACCAAGCCTTTCTTTTGAAGCAGTCGAGGAGGTGGATATTTCAAAGTGTCCAAGGCTACGTCTTAAATCTTCCATCGAGTTATTCTCGAAGTCATTTCCATCTTTAAGAAAACTAATAGCCTCATATCTTTTAAACTTCATGTCAACCAATGTATTCATATTGATCCAGAAGTGTCCGCTCATAAGTGAGATTGACATAGCTGTTGATGTTACTCCTCTCATACCGGAACATGTGACAGTTGTATGTACTAGTGTTATTTCAGTATCCTGGCTTGGTGGTAATGATGTCTTCGATACTGGATTTTTTTCTCCACGGACATGCCTTTCAAGGATAACGAGACTCATATTAGAGGGTCGAAGTGATGTTTCTG ATTTGTATCTTCAATGTATAACGAAGCAATGTGTTTCCTTGCAATACCTAAATCTTAAAGGTTGTATATCTGCAACAGATATTGGTATATCAGTTCTCATAAATGGATGCCTTAAACTACACTCGATTATAGTTTGTGATACCTCCTTTGGAATACATTCAATTCAAGCTCTTTGCTCGCCGGCTTCAAATATTGGTCCTTCAGATTCTGAATCTAGCAAGAGATGTTTAAGCACATTGGCCTTTAAACTTCAAACACTTCATATGGGTGGTTGCAAGG GTGTTGATGAAAATTCTCTACGTGACCTTTTATCCAAAACACAAACATTGAAAAGACTTTGCTTGAGGGGAACTCATCTTATAGATGATGCTCTTTATAGTTTCTCAAGTTCTTCCTTAGAGTTTCTTGATATTTCTCAAACCATG ATTTCTGGAGATGCTTTAGCTCACATTGTCAATTTAAATCCTGCTTTGAAATGTTTGAATACTAAGGATTGTAAAAATCTTAGTCAGCATGGAAGTAATAACAGTGGGTTAGCAGATTCACACAGGGAACTCTTTTCTGAGTTAGGCAAGAAATGCAAATTGGAAAAGATTGTACTTGGTTGGGGAATTTCTTGGTTGTCTTTGGAAGCTCTAAAGCCTGCAATAACATCATTAAGGGAAATCCAAATTGGCTTGGGTGGATCATTAAATGAAGATGCCCTGAGACTGCTTCCCACAACATGTCCCATGCTGGAGTCAGTAGTCCTTTATTTTCAG ATGCTCTCTGACACTATCGTGATAAATATTATGGCCTTGAAGCACTTGCGAGCACTGGGTCTATGTTACTGCTTTGGTGATATATCTATATCAAGCTTCAGAAACTGTTTTCCAAATCTAACTAAATTGAGGCTCGAGAGGGTAGCTCCTTGGGTGACCAATAATGATTTGGATGTTCTTATTCTCAACTGTGTGAACTTGGTTGAATTTGCATTGGTAGGATGCAGGCTTCTCAATCCAG ATTCTTTGCGCATCATTTCAAATGGGTGGCCTGGCTTGACGTCTATCCATCTTGAG GGCAAGGGGATACACAGCTTATTCATTATTGTTGCTGCTAAAAAG CTGCCATTGCTCCGACGACTATCATTAGATACATGCGACGCAATTGACGGTGAATTTGAGATTCCCGAT TGTAAACAAAGAGGCATGTTAAGCACGGTGGAGATCACGAGATGCTTCATAAACCCAGAGAAGTCTTATAGAACGGAAGAGCACAAAGATACATTAGTGCTGGAATGGAGCGGTAAAAGTTGTACTAAAACAGTAGTCGAAGAAAGACTTTAG
- the LOC136209504 gene encoding BTB/POZ domain-containing protein FBL11-like isoform X1 codes for MASSSDEDFVTLSCTQTEPNPIGNNEIFITIKDINSSDLSAILSCKTVKIQAHRDMLVEDSSFFEGLLSGSFRESNLNCVSIEWTIEGFINILRSVYGFPMNSTSGNFLSHVEDALYFGSKSLLSKCKAWLNAVASSNNPELQFDDLIDIWNFCRGHGNDSLPEICALYLARNFMQAISSNFFGAFPYNLLLCCIKHPHLTIQSEMDLSDALLVWLNGNSNREQLELPNEVEDQSKGLLKQIRVCLLPLWYIAGKQRCCYFSELAKESIQKISRLVEISPPYPAGIFEDGSFGHLRIRLTESSKKVNISGCPQVTSDILFLSLLRPEYYVDSTQRNIIQQSLITFDLPSMLQIPSGDLYGLSPSLSFEAVEEVDISKCPRLRLKSSIELFSKSFPSLRKLIASYLLNFMSTNVFILIQKCPLISEIDIAVDVTPLIPEHVTVVCTSVISVSWLGGNDVFDTGFFSPRTCLSRITRLILEGRSDVSDLYLQCITKQCVSLQYLNLKGCISATDIGISVLINGCLKLHSIIVCDTSFGIHSIQALCSPASNIGPSDSESSKRCLSTLAFKLQTLHMGGCKGVDENSLRDLLSKTQTLKRLCLRGTHLIDDALYSFSSSSLEFLDISQTMISGDALAHIVNLNPALKCLNTKDCKNLSQHGSNNSGLADSHRELFSELGKKCKLEKIVLGWGISWLSLEALKPAITSLREIQIGLGGSLNEDALRLLPTTCPMLESVVLYFQMLSDTIVINIMALKHLRALGLCYCFGDISISSFRNCFPNLTKLRLERVAPWVTNNDLDVLILNCVNLVEFALVGCRLLNPGFWFKNNLLVTSIYISFNSLRIISNGWPGLTSIHLEDCGEVTQTEVSCLYNCRALEDVLLRHNGKGIHSLFIIVAAKKLPLLRRLSLDTCDAIDGEFEIPDCKQRGMLSTVEITRCFINPEKSYRTEEHKDTLVLEWSGKSCTKTVVEERL; via the exons TGAATCAAACCTAAACTGTGTGTCGATTGAGTGGACCATTGAAGGTTTTATAAACATTTTGAGATCTGTTTATGGCTTCCCAATGAATTCCACATCAGGAAATTTCCTCTCTCATGTCGAG GATGCGCTCTATTTTGGATCAAAATCACTTCTATCAAAGTGTAAAGCTTGGTTAAATGCCGTAGCTTCATCCAACAATCCTGAGCTTCAATTTGATGATTTGATTGATATTTGGAACTTTTGTAGAGGGCATG GAAATGATTCCCTTCCAGAAATATGTGCGCTCTATCTAGCAAGAAATTTT ATGCAGGCAATCTCCAGTAacttttttggagctttccCCTATAATTTGTTACTCTGTTGCATAAAGCATCCTCATTTGACAATACAAAG TGAGATGGATCTTTCTGATGCGCTTTTAGTTTGGCTCAATGGTAATAGTAATAGAGAACAGTTGGAACTTCCGAACGAAGTTGAGGATCAGTCCAAAGGCCTGCTAAAACAG ATTCGGGTTTGTCTCTTGCCATTATGGTATATTGCAG GAAAACAAAGGTGTTGCTACTTTTCAGAGCTTGCCAAAGAAAGCATTCAGAAAATATCTAGATTGGTGGAAATTTCACCTCCATATCCAGCAGGCATCTTTGAAGATGGTAGCTTTGGGCATCTCCGTATTCGGTTGACAGAATCTTCTAAA AAAGTGAACATTTCAGGTTGTCCTCAAGTGACATCGGATATTCTTTTCCTCTCTTTGCTCCGTCCTGAATATTATGTGGACTCCACACAAAGAAATATCATTCAACAGTCTTTGATTACCTTTGACCTTCCGAGCATGCTTCAAATTCCAAGTGGAGACTTGTATGGGTTGTCACCAAGCCTTTCTTTTGAAGCAGTCGAGGAGGTGGATATTTCAAAGTGTCCAAGGCTACGTCTTAAATCTTCCATCGAGTTATTCTCGAAGTCATTTCCATCTTTAAGAAAACTAATAGCCTCATATCTTTTAAACTTCATGTCAACCAATGTATTCATATTGATCCAGAAGTGTCCGCTCATAAGTGAGATTGACATAGCTGTTGATGTTACTCCTCTCATACCGGAACATGTGACAGTTGTATGTACTAGTGTTATTTCAGTATCCTGGCTTGGTGGTAATGATGTCTTCGATACTGGATTTTTTTCTCCACGGACATGCCTTTCAAGGATAACGAGACTCATATTAGAGGGTCGAAGTGATGTTTCTG ATTTGTATCTTCAATGTATAACGAAGCAATGTGTTTCCTTGCAATACCTAAATCTTAAAGGTTGTATATCTGCAACAGATATTGGTATATCAGTTCTCATAAATGGATGCCTTAAACTACACTCGATTATAGTTTGTGATACCTCCTTTGGAATACATTCAATTCAAGCTCTTTGCTCGCCGGCTTCAAATATTGGTCCTTCAGATTCTGAATCTAGCAAGAGATGTTTAAGCACATTGGCCTTTAAACTTCAAACACTTCATATGGGTGGTTGCAAGG GTGTTGATGAAAATTCTCTACGTGACCTTTTATCCAAAACACAAACATTGAAAAGACTTTGCTTGAGGGGAACTCATCTTATAGATGATGCTCTTTATAGTTTCTCAAGTTCTTCCTTAGAGTTTCTTGATATTTCTCAAACCATG ATTTCTGGAGATGCTTTAGCTCACATTGTCAATTTAAATCCTGCTTTGAAATGTTTGAATACTAAGGATTGTAAAAATCTTAGTCAGCATGGAAGTAATAACAGTGGGTTAGCAGATTCACACAGGGAACTCTTTTCTGAGTTAGGCAAGAAATGCAAATTGGAAAAGATTGTACTTGGTTGGGGAATTTCTTGGTTGTCTTTGGAAGCTCTAAAGCCTGCAATAACATCATTAAGGGAAATCCAAATTGGCTTGGGTGGATCATTAAATGAAGATGCCCTGAGACTGCTTCCCACAACATGTCCCATGCTGGAGTCAGTAGTCCTTTATTTTCAG ATGCTCTCTGACACTATCGTGATAAATATTATGGCCTTGAAGCACTTGCGAGCACTGGGTCTATGTTACTGCTTTGGTGATATATCTATATCAAGCTTCAGAAACTGTTTTCCAAATCTAACTAAATTGAGGCTCGAGAGGGTAGCTCCTTGGGTGACCAATAATGATTTGGATGTTCTTATTCTCAACTGTGTGAACTTGGTTGAATTTGCATTGGTAGGATGCAGGCTTCTCAATCCAG GATTTTGGTTTAAGAACAACTTACTAGTTACATCTATCTACATTTCATTCA ATTCTTTGCGCATCATTTCAAATGGGTGGCCTGGCTTGACGTCTATCCATCTTGAG GATTGCGGTGAAGTGACACAAACTGAAGTTTCTTGTCTATATAACTGTAGAGCTCTTGAAGATGTATTATTGCGTCATAAT GGCAAGGGGATACACAGCTTATTCATTATTGTTGCTGCTAAAAAG CTGCCATTGCTCCGACGACTATCATTAGATACATGCGACGCAATTGACGGTGAATTTGAGATTCCCGAT TGTAAACAAAGAGGCATGTTAAGCACGGTGGAGATCACGAGATGCTTCATAAACCCAGAGAAGTCTTATAGAACGGAAGAGCACAAAGATACATTAGTGCTGGAATGGAGCGGTAAAAGTTGTACTAAAACAGTAGTCGAAGAAAGACTTTAG